GCTTCATCAGGAACCTGCTCCAGGGCAACCACATCACCGGTCACTGGAGAAACCAGCGTGGCGATAGTTGCTGCGTTTGGCACAGCCTGCGGTTTTGCCGTAGCAGTTGCCGCTGCTGCAACTGGAGCGGCTTCTGCTGCCGCTACCGGGCCGGTGGTTTTCATCGCGTTAGCGATTTTTTCTGCCACGAAGCCAACGATAATCTGCACGCTGGTTTTGTTCAGACGAATCACACCCGAAGCACCAAGGCGTTTCGCCAGCGCTTCGTTGACCAGAGAGGAGTCTTTCACGTTCAGACGCAGACGGGTGATACACGCATCAATCCCGGTCAGGTTGTCTGAGCCGCCAACGGCTGCAATGTACTGGCGAGCCAGTTCAGTTGCGTCCTGCTCTTTGTCACTGCTCACATTCACGTCCTGGCCATCGGCTTCGCTGCCGGCAACAGCCAGTTCGCGACCCGGTGTCATCAGGTTGAATTTGAGGATAGTGAAGCGGAACACCACGTAGTAGATAACAAAGAACACCAGACCCTGAGGGATCAGCATCCACCAGTGTGTCGCCAGCGGGTTACGCGAGGACAGCACCATATCCACCAGACCGGCACTGAAGCCGAAGCCCGCAATCCAGTGCATGCTGGCAGCGATGAACACGGAGATACCGGTCAGCACAGCGTGGATGAAGTACAGAACCGGCGCCACGAACATGAAGGAGAATTCCAGAGGCTCGGTGATACCGGTGAAGAAGGCCGCAAATGCGCCCGCCATCATGATACCCAGCACTTTGGCTTTGTTTTCCGGACGTGCACAGTGGTAAATCGCCAATGCCGCACCCGGCAGACCGAACATCATAATCGGGAAGAAGCCCGCCTGATAACGACCCGTGATGCCCACAACCGCTTTACCGGCTTCGATAGACTGCGCGCCGCCAAGGAAGTTAGGAATGTCATTAATACCGGCAACGTCAAACCAGAATACGGAGTTCAGCGCGTGGTGCAGACCCACCGGAATCAGCAGACGGTTGAAGAATGCGTACACGCCCGCACCGACAGAACCCAGTTTCTGGATGTGTTCACCGAATGCCACCAGGCCGTCGAAGATAACCGGCCAGACATACATCAGAACGAAAGCGACCGCGATCATGACGAAGGAGGTCAGGATTGGCACCAGACGGCGACCGCTGAAGAACGACAGCGCTTTTGGCAGCTCTACGCTGCTGAAGCGGTTGTACAGTTCCGCAGAGATGATACCGACGAGGATACCGACGAACTGGTTGCTGATCTTACCAAACGCCGCTGGAACCTGTTCCAGTGGAATTTGTTGGATCATCGACACCGCTGCTGGAGAGCAGAGGGTAGTTAAAACGAGGAAACCGACAAAGCCGGTCAGTGCTGCTGCACCGTCTTTATCTTTCGACATACCATAAGCCACACCAATCGCAAACAACACGGACATGTTGTCGATGATAGCGGAGCCCGATTTAATGAAGAACGCGGCCAGTGCGTTAGATCCACCCCAGCCCACCGGGTCAATCCAGTAGCCGACACCCATCAGGATGGCTGCGGCAGGCAGCGTGGCCACTGGCACCATCAGTGCGCGGCCAACTTTTTGTAAATAACCTAGAACACTCACTTTTATTCCCCCTATGAGACCCCGAGCCGACTTAGTTAAAGCCGTATATTTTTATAGTGTGACTATCTTAAAGCACAGCGATGTATCACTAGCACTAAGAGTGTGTGGAAAATTAATTCGCCTCGCAAATTAAAAGCACCTTTTTTGTGACTTTTATCACCAAATATCGTCTT
This DNA window, taken from Scandinavium goeteborgense, encodes the following:
- the nagE gene encoding N-acetylglucosamine-specific PTS transporter subunit IIBC, which translates into the protein MSVLGYLQKVGRALMVPVATLPAAAILMGVGYWIDPVGWGGSNALAAFFIKSGSAIIDNMSVLFAIGVAYGMSKDKDGAAALTGFVGFLVLTTLCSPAAVSMIQQIPLEQVPAAFGKISNQFVGILVGIISAELYNRFSSVELPKALSFFSGRRLVPILTSFVMIAVAFVLMYVWPVIFDGLVAFGEHIQKLGSVGAGVYAFFNRLLIPVGLHHALNSVFWFDVAGINDIPNFLGGAQSIEAGKAVVGITGRYQAGFFPIMMFGLPGAALAIYHCARPENKAKVLGIMMAGAFAAFFTGITEPLEFSFMFVAPVLYFIHAVLTGISVFIAASMHWIAGFGFSAGLVDMVLSSRNPLATHWWMLIPQGLVFFVIYYVVFRFTILKFNLMTPGRELAVAGSEADGQDVNVSSDKEQDATELARQYIAAVGGSDNLTGIDACITRLRLNVKDSSLVNEALAKRLGASGVIRLNKTSVQIIVGFVAEKIANAMKTTGPVAAAEAAPVAAAATATAKPQAVPNAATIATLVSPVTGDVVALEQVPDEAFASKAVGDGVAVKPTEKTVVSPAAGTVVKIFNTNHAFCLETENGAEIVVHMGIDTVALNGQGFTRLVEEGAEVVAGQPVLEMDLDYLNANARSMISPVVCSNIDDFSGLVIKAQGQVVAGVTPLYEIKGK